DNA sequence from the Shewanella piezotolerans WP3 genome:
AATGACGTCAGAGTTGGCGATCAGATTGAAGTCTTCGAGACCGTTGAGATTGCACGTACCTTGTAATCTATCTTATTAATTATAAGGGCGGCGTAAGCCGCCTTTATTTTTTAAAGTAAATGGCAAATATATTATGGCAAAAGAATTTAGTCGTACACGCCGTATTGCACAGCAACTGCAACAAGAGTTAGCTGTCGTTCTTCAGCGTGATATGAAAGACCCTCGTATTGGCTTTGTAACGGTCAATGACGTTGATGTTTCACGTGATTTAAGCTACGCAAAGGTGTTTGTTACTTTCTTTGAAGAAGATGAAAAGCTTGTTCAAGAGAAAGTTGAAGCATTAGATGCCGCAGCAGGCTATATCCGTTCACTGGTTGCAGGTCGTATGAAGTTACGCGTGATGCCTGAACTGCGTTTTATCTATGACAGTTCGCTGGTTGAAGGTATGCGCATGTCGAACCTGGTTAGCCGAGTGATCAGTGATGATGAAGCTAAGCAGCAAGAGCACGGCACAGTTGAAAATGCTAAGCAAGACGGTGACAAGGCTGAGGACGACAAGTAATGGCTCGTCGTTCTCGTGGTCGTCATATAGATGGTGTGTTGTTGCTTGATAAAGACACTGGCATGAGCTCGAACTTTGCATTGCAAAGAGTGAAACGCTTTTTTAATGCAAACAAAGCGGGTCATACTGGTGCGCTTGATCCCTTAGCCACAGGCATGTTGCCTATATGCTTAGGTGAAGCGACCAAGTTTTCGCAGCACCTTCTCGATGCTGATAAACGTTACCTCGTCACCGCCAAGCTTGGTCAGCGCACTGACACTAGCGATTCCGACGGTGAAGTTGTTCAGACTCGTGAAATTGACTTTACTCAAGAGCAGCTTGATACAGCACTTGAGTATTTTCGCGGTAAAACGATGCAAGTGCCGTCAATGTATTCAGCGCTTAAATATCA
Encoded proteins:
- the rbfA gene encoding 30S ribosome-binding factor RbfA, which translates into the protein MAKEFSRTRRIAQQLQQELAVVLQRDMKDPRIGFVTVNDVDVSRDLSYAKVFVTFFEEDEKLVQEKVEALDAAAGYIRSLVAGRMKLRVMPELRFIYDSSLVEGMRMSNLVSRVISDDEAKQQEHGTVENAKQDGDKAEDDK